A window of Psychroflexus sp. ALD_RP9 contains these coding sequences:
- a CDS encoding T9SS type A sorting domain-containing protein yields MKSKLLFSVFIALFFNHSIQSQTWAPLGSPQFSNDPSFVETEVSPINGNLYVAYVDASDQNHLKVMQYDGNNWVAVGSTVSTSGNVSFPDINFNLFTNEPWVAYREDISGTGQLMVKRFDGTNWIEEGNNIGYNGNEPTERIQIHFENFGNGEAYVAAIYEGSSSNSVAIVTNKTGSWTTEHVAATSNVIPYGLDYDSWDRIFYARTSSSTSIAYIDQPNGSWANTYSSFPSMANNFAKGFGATSNGVNTNFKLITFQDLNIQGPNNLLVAKFTNSYNQFPLPEQAGEPIMFETLQLERQPNSLTDYVSFVKANGEVIVVKNDESLSSPTNPFGGVSTIYSGTLNIGANETVADLTVSNTGEVFMTYKDGNSLTTREYLPNFQLTRIYVDANATGANDGSSWADAFTDLQTGINAAGNTIEKTVWVAQGTYNPGSNRNDSFEIDFNLVGDDIKLYGGFDGSETNLTDRDWRNNPTILTGDVNGNDDANLTYTNTTRAENNYNVVRVLGSDNVTIDGFTLTGGHANNVSGSPSQNRGGAIFKDGVALNFTLENCIITNNVSNREGNVNLQTFNGQTSTIKVQNNIFRYNLSRYASGLEVLGLQQSNVVANIYGNLFYENKAEDIGSGASLSGSSMAIFSNSSTITANLINNTFVNNYDTGTIDSSIDKGTVILRRFGVSGQPTPSLDANVHNNVFFNNYITNGNVLNTNDIGLMNQTSNLINNLDFSHNLTANESSLAARATNLTTSNNLDVNPSFANEQAEDFSLASNSAAIDAGDNSVVPTELTEDLGGNNRIENTTVDIGAYEFSGSVADVTAPTVITQDITVLLDANGNATITPSEIDNGSTDDVTAQNDLVLSLDISNFDCDDLGVDPIVTLTVEDEAGNSATATAIVTVLDLIAPTVVGQDITVAIDEFGVATVDPNEIDTGSTDNCGINLIDTYDNIFDCSQLGVNQATLLVNDFSNNVNALTVNVTVVDNDGPTVETQDITVQLDANGQATITAADIDNGTTDNCTVSNLSLDVTSFDCSNLGANTVTLSAEDASSNVNQATATVTIVDQLAPTLTTQDITIDLAGNNSISISPSDVLDQVSDNCTTSANVNLSLDQDTFTSAGVYTVNLTAEDAQGNSVVVTAEVTVDNTLSINEQVAENVVKLYPNPATSILKIESNMIIETVEIYDQLGRLVLISNSTTLNIQQLQSGLYFVKIKSAKNQIVKRLIKPE; encoded by the coding sequence ATGAAATCTAAACTACTTTTTAGTGTATTCATTGCACTTTTTTTTAACCATTCTATACAATCTCAAACTTGGGCTCCTTTAGGAAGCCCCCAATTTTCTAATGATCCTAGCTTTGTAGAAACCGAAGTTTCTCCAATAAATGGCAATTTGTACGTAGCTTATGTAGATGCTTCAGATCAGAATCACCTAAAGGTGATGCAATACGATGGCAACAATTGGGTTGCTGTTGGGTCAACCGTTTCCACGAGTGGAAATGTATCTTTTCCTGATATAAACTTCAACCTTTTTACCAACGAACCTTGGGTTGCTTATCGAGAAGATATTTCTGGCACAGGTCAACTCATGGTGAAACGCTTTGATGGAACAAATTGGATTGAAGAAGGAAATAACATTGGGTATAACGGCAATGAACCTACAGAACGTATTCAAATACACTTTGAAAATTTTGGAAATGGCGAAGCTTACGTTGCTGCAATTTATGAAGGAAGTTCTTCAAACAGTGTAGCTATAGTAACTAACAAAACAGGTTCATGGACAACAGAACACGTTGCGGCAACGAGTAACGTAATTCCTTATGGCTTAGACTATGACTCTTGGGATAGAATTTTTTATGCAAGAACTTCGAGCAGTACAAGTATTGCATACATAGATCAACCTAACGGAAGTTGGGCAAACACCTATTCTTCATTTCCTTCAATGGCCAACAATTTTGCAAAGGGATTTGGAGCCACATCAAATGGAGTAAACACAAATTTTAAACTCATTACTTTTCAAGATTTGAATATTCAAGGCCCTAATAATTTATTAGTAGCAAAATTTACCAATAGTTACAACCAATTTCCCTTACCTGAACAAGCTGGCGAACCTATTATGTTTGAAACCTTGCAACTTGAGCGTCAACCTAATAGTTTAACAGATTATGTCAGTTTTGTTAAAGCGAATGGCGAAGTTATCGTAGTCAAAAATGATGAAAGTTTAAGCTCGCCAACCAATCCTTTTGGCGGAGTAAGTACTATTTACAGCGGAACTTTAAATATTGGAGCTAATGAGACTGTAGCAGACCTAACAGTTTCTAATACAGGTGAAGTTTTTATGACTTACAAAGATGGTAATAGTCTTACAACAAGAGAATACCTTCCTAACTTCCAACTTACAAGAATCTATGTAGATGCTAACGCAACCGGTGCAAATGACGGTAGCAGTTGGGCTGATGCATTCACCGATTTACAAACTGGTATAAATGCTGCTGGTAATACCATTGAAAAAACAGTTTGGGTAGCACAAGGTACATACAATCCGGGTAGTAATCGTAATGACTCTTTTGAAATTGATTTTAATTTAGTCGGAGATGACATTAAGCTCTATGGTGGTTTTGATGGTTCGGAAACAAATTTAACAGACAGAGATTGGCGGAATAACCCAACTATTTTAACCGGCGATGTTAATGGTAATGATGACGCTAATTTAACCTACACAAATACAACAAGAGCTGAAAACAACTATAATGTCGTGCGCGTTTTAGGGTCTGATAATGTTACAATTGATGGGTTTACTCTTACAGGTGGTCATGCCAACAATGTTTCTGGATCACCATCTCAAAACAGAGGTGGCGCTATATTTAAAGATGGTGTAGCCTTAAATTTCACGCTTGAAAATTGCATCATTACTAACAATGTGAGCAACAGAGAAGGAAATGTAAACTTGCAAACCTTTAATGGTCAAACTTCCACTATAAAAGTTCAAAACAACATTTTTAGATATAATCTATCAAGATATGCAAGTGGCTTGGAAGTTTTAGGTTTACAACAATCAAACGTAGTTGCAAATATTTACGGTAACTTATTTTACGAGAATAAAGCTGAAGATATTGGAAGTGGCGCTTCTCTTTCTGGCAGTTCTATGGCTATTTTTTCTAACTCTTCAACCATAACAGCTAATCTTATCAACAACACTTTTGTTAATAATTATGACACTGGTACTATAGATTCTTCTATAGATAAAGGAACTGTTATTTTAAGAAGATTTGGAGTTTCAGGGCAACCTACTCCTTCTTTAGACGCAAACGTCCACAACAATGTTTTTTTTAATAACTACATCACCAACGGAAATGTGTTAAATACAAATGACATTGGTTTGATGAATCAAACATCTAATTTGATCAACAATTTAGATTTTTCGCACAATTTAACGGCTAACGAATCAAGTTTAGCTGCAAGAGCTACTAATTTAACCACATCTAATAATTTAGATGTCAATCCTTCTTTTGCAAACGAACAGGCCGAAGATTTTAGCTTGGCTTCTAATTCTGCTGCGATAGATGCTGGTGACAATTCTGTTGTTCCTACAGAATTGACAGAAGATTTAGGAGGAAATAATAGAATTGAAAACACTACTGTTGATATTGGTGCTTATGAATTTTCTGGCTCAGTGGCAGACGTTACAGCTCCAACCGTTATTACGCAAGACATTACTGTTTTACTTGACGCAAATGGTAATGCTACAATCACACCAAGTGAAATTGATAATGGTTCTACTGATGATGTTACAGCTCAAAACGATTTAGTATTGAGTTTAGATATCTCAAATTTTGATTGTGATGATTTAGGTGTAGATCCCATTGTAACACTTACAGTAGAAGATGAAGCCGGAAATAGTGCTACAGCTACCGCAATTGTTACAGTACTAGATTTAATTGCACCAACTGTGGTTGGACAAGATATAACCGTCGCTATAGATGAATTTGGTGTTGCAACAGTTGATCCTAATGAAATAGATACTGGTTCTACTGACAACTGTGGCATAAATTTAATTGATACTTATGACAATATTTTTGACTGCTCGCAACTAGGGGTTAATCAAGCTACTTTATTAGTTAACGATTTTAGTAATAACGTAAATGCATTAACTGTAAATGTAACTGTAGTAGATAATGATGGACCAACTGTTGAAACACAAGATATCACGGTTCAACTAGATGCCAACGGCCAAGCTACAATTACAGCTGCAGATATTGACAATGGAACAACAGATAATTGTACAGTTAGCAATTTATCTCTTGATGTGACTAGCTTTGATTGTTCAAATCTTGGTGCAAATACGGTTACGCTTAGTGCTGAAGATGCGTCTTCAAATGTTAATCAAGCAACTGCGACAGTAACCATTGTAGACCAATTAGCACCAACACTTACAACACAAGATATCACTATAGATTTAGCTGGAAATAATTCAATTAGTATTTCACCATCTGATGTTTTAGATCAAGTTTCAGATAATTGTACAACTAGCGCTAATGTTAACTTGAGTCTTGACCAAGACACATTTACAAGTGCTGGTGTTTATACTGTTAATCTTACAGCAGAAGATGCTCAAGGAAATTCAGTTGTCGTAACAGCTGAAGTTACAGTTGATAACACATTAAGCATTAATGAGCAAGTTGCTGAAAATGTTGTAAAACTGTATCCTAATCCTGCAACTTCAATCCTAAAAATTGAATCTAATATGATAATTGAAACTGTTGAAATCTATGATCAGCTTGGTCGTTTAGTTTTAATTTCAAATTCAACCACTCTCAATATTCAGCAATTACAAAGCGGTTTGTATTTTGTTAAAATTAAAAGTGCAAAAAATCAGATTGTGAAGCGTTTAATAAAGCCTGAATAA
- a CDS encoding MmcQ/YjbR family DNA-binding protein — protein sequence MNVEEFRVFCLAKARTTEEFPFDQDTLVFKVLGKMFALTSLKKWEQGDFSVNVKCDPEYAQELRAKFPDHVLPGYHMHKKHWNTIKIQDTPLTERLIKHLINHSYDLVVSKLPKKKRELLKENY from the coding sequence ATGAATGTAGAAGAATTTAGAGTCTTTTGTTTGGCAAAAGCTCGTACAACTGAAGAATTTCCTTTTGATCAGGACACTTTAGTTTTTAAAGTTTTGGGTAAAATGTTTGCGCTAACGTCACTTAAAAAGTGGGAGCAAGGAGACTTTTCTGTGAATGTGAAATGTGATCCAGAATATGCACAAGAGTTAAGAGCTAAATTTCCAGACCATGTGTTACCTGGTTATCATATGCATAAAAAACATTGGAACACTATTAAAATTCAAGACACACCTTTAACCGAACGTCTTATCAAGCATTTGATTAATCATAGTTACGATTTAGTGGTAAGTAAGTTACCTAAGAAGAAACGCGAGCTGTTGAAAGAGAATTATTGA
- a CDS encoding response regulator transcription factor codes for MNEYNAYLSLLKEKTQVSSSEIKALIEEYKSTERFSIASKTLFYILNLNTQDYEFINNHAYDLTGVKPKIFKETGTKILPEIIHHSDYKLLVDQVFPKLQNCFLKLKQNQQKSAVFELYYRFKNKVSNSLEPVVEYSSYAAFDHNFTPKISTGIILKSSHKYQGVRGILRAKKDGEMKDLCDHRTSLEKEQLSKRQIEIIELICQGYTKAEVADKLYLAKGTIHSHVKNIYHKLNLKNQAELFQFKDNYL; via the coding sequence TTGAATGAATATAACGCCTATTTAAGTTTACTAAAAGAAAAAACCCAGGTTTCCAGCTCTGAAATCAAGGCTTTAATTGAAGAATATAAATCAACTGAAAGGTTTAGCATTGCTTCAAAAACCTTATTTTACATCCTTAACCTGAATACACAAGATTATGAATTTATAAATAATCATGCTTACGATTTAACAGGTGTAAAGCCAAAAATTTTTAAAGAAACTGGAACTAAGATATTACCAGAAATTATACATCATTCAGACTACAAATTACTGGTTGACCAAGTATTTCCAAAATTGCAAAACTGTTTTTTAAAACTTAAACAAAATCAGCAAAAAAGTGCAGTATTTGAACTTTACTACAGGTTTAAAAATAAAGTTTCGAATAGTTTAGAACCTGTGGTAGAATATAGTTCTTATGCTGCTTTCGATCATAACTTTACACCTAAAATTTCAACTGGAATTATATTAAAATCTAGCCATAAATACCAAGGCGTAAGAGGAATTTTACGTGCTAAAAAAGATGGTGAGATGAAAGATTTATGCGACCATAGAACTTCTTTAGAAAAAGAGCAATTAAGTAAACGGCAAATTGAAATAATTGAGCTGATTTGTCAAGGCTACACAAAAGCTGAAGTTGCCGATAAATTATACCTCGCCAAGGGTACTATTCACTCTCACGTAAAAAATATTTACCATAAATTAAACCTTAAAAATCAAGCTGAGTTATTTCAATTTAAAGATAATTACCTCTAA
- a CDS encoding MutS-related protein produces the protein MNIYSTYINRHLKTRRNLNKKLLQSSLIRISVFLLTIASLIWFWGEAKFMVATLLFSVIAFVILVSRHQNIKHKKTIVKRLISINENELKALNGDVSMFKNGEIYKDDQHVFSADLDMFGDRSFFQFINRTATNEGERRLADLLLSNEYHKISEKQAAIKELAKKIEFRQQFTAEADAVQQEVSNHAIVDFFKNHKAFIPKLMQWLPNLFAILSVFVATAYFLDYLKLSQLGLWALIGLVITGVYVKKVSAFSSQINQIQTYFANQQNVVHLIENESFSAELLKRYQSNVVSEQQKVSDLIGQFNKLVDGFEQRNNMLLGVVLNAFLLWDLRYGFKLETWIKNHGHKVEQWLTSVSSFDAYHSLANFAYNHPHFTYPELTETGRIILKSKEAVHPLIPKNEAVTNSFELHDNHFWIVTGANMAGKSTFLRTVGLQIVMSNLGLPVSAKHAIYKPIPVITSMRTADSLQDESSYFYAELSRLKFIIDTIKDQAYFIILDEILKGTNSKDKAEGSQKFIQKLNQTSSVGIIATHDISLCDLAENHTNLFNYHFDAEILDDELNFDYQLKPGVCQNMNASFLMKKMAIT, from the coding sequence ATGAACATTTATTCAACTTATATAAATCGACATTTAAAAACACGTCGAAATCTAAATAAAAAGCTCCTACAATCTAGCCTTATTCGTATTAGTGTGTTTTTACTAACTATTGCTTCCTTAATTTGGTTTTGGGGCGAAGCAAAATTCATGGTGGCGACCTTATTGTTTAGTGTTATTGCTTTTGTGATTCTGGTTTCAAGACATCAAAATATCAAGCATAAAAAAACTATTGTTAAGCGTTTAATTTCAATTAATGAAAATGAATTAAAAGCACTTAATGGAGATGTTTCAATGTTTAAAAATGGTGAAATCTACAAAGACGATCAGCATGTTTTTAGTGCCGATTTAGATATGTTTGGTGATCGCAGTTTTTTTCAATTCATAAATCGAACAGCAACCAATGAAGGTGAAAGGCGATTGGCAGATTTGCTTCTTAGTAACGAGTATCACAAAATTTCTGAAAAACAAGCGGCTATTAAAGAGCTAGCAAAAAAAATTGAATTTAGGCAACAATTCACGGCAGAAGCTGATGCAGTTCAACAAGAGGTCTCAAACCATGCGATTGTTGATTTTTTTAAAAATCATAAAGCATTTATTCCAAAATTGATGCAATGGTTACCAAATCTATTTGCAATACTTTCAGTTTTTGTGGCAACTGCTTATTTTCTGGATTACTTAAAGCTGAGTCAGTTAGGTTTATGGGCATTAATCGGCTTGGTAATCACAGGTGTTTACGTTAAAAAAGTGAGTGCATTTTCATCTCAAATTAATCAAATTCAAACCTATTTTGCTAATCAGCAAAATGTAGTTCATTTAATTGAAAACGAAAGCTTTAGTGCCGAATTATTGAAGCGTTACCAATCTAATGTAGTATCTGAACAGCAAAAAGTGTCAGATTTAATTGGCCAATTTAATAAATTGGTTGATGGTTTCGAACAGCGAAATAATATGTTATTAGGCGTTGTCTTAAATGCATTCTTGTTGTGGGACTTACGTTATGGTTTTAAACTTGAAACCTGGATAAAAAATCACGGTCATAAGGTAGAGCAGTGGTTAACAAGCGTTAGCAGTTTTGACGCCTATCATAGCTTAGCTAATTTTGCCTATAATCACCCTCATTTTACGTATCCTGAGTTAACTGAAACAGGTCGTATTATTTTAAAATCAAAAGAAGCTGTTCATCCATTAATTCCAAAAAATGAAGCGGTTACCAATAGTTTTGAGCTTCATGACAATCATTTTTGGATTGTAACTGGTGCAAATATGGCAGGTAAAAGTACCTTTTTAAGAACTGTTGGTTTGCAAATAGTTATGTCTAATTTAGGCTTACCAGTTAGTGCAAAGCACGCTATTTACAAACCCATTCCAGTAATTACAAGCATGCGAACAGCCGATTCTCTTCAAGATGAATCCTCTTATTTTTATGCCGAATTATCCCGGTTGAAATTTATTATCGATACAATAAAAGACCAAGCTTACTTTATTATTTTAGATGAAATCTTAAAGGGTACTAATTCTAAAGATAAAGCTGAAGGTTCTCAGAAATTTATTCAGAAGTTAAACCAGACCTCGAGTGTTGGTATTATTGCCACGCATGATATAAGCTTATGTGATTTAGCCGAAAACCATACCAACTTGTTTAACTATCATTTCGACGCTGAAATTTTAGACGATGAACTTAATTTTGATTATCAACTAAAACCTGGCGTTTGTCAAAATATGAATGCTTCATTTCTAATGAAGAAAATGGCCATTACTTAA
- a CDS encoding cellulose synthase family protein: MLLNKIVSFTIIAIYSFALLQIFIYSIAQLQLLVSFVKNRHKQPKTRAYKTWPQVTIQLPIYNEAYVVERLITNIIKLDYPKHLFEIQVLDDSTDTSVYTTSKLINQYKTQGFDIKHHKRKSRTGFKAGALKEGLEVAKGEFIAVFDADFLPQKDWLKITLPHFYHDQVGVVQTRWGHLNRNTNLLTKIQAFALDFHFTIEQVGRNQAKHFINFNGTAGIWRKSCIYDAGNWQGDTLTEDLDLSYRAQLKDWKFVYLKDVVTPAELPAIMSAARSQQFRWNKGAAENFSKNFFNVLKSSNISIGSKFHSFYHLLNSSLFLLILLIAVLSIPILYIKSLFPELKLVFFALSVFGISSLFFLIAYWYSFKELYGKSFYSFLKFLGLFILFFSVAMGLSLHNSIAVLEGHFQKKSAFIRTPKFNNVLQGNVYTTREINWVNFIEFLLFLYFGFGIYSAFKVEDFGLISFHLMLFVGFGFVFYQSILSKN; the protein is encoded by the coding sequence ATGCTATTAAATAAAATTGTTAGCTTTACTATAATTGCAATATACAGCTTTGCACTACTTCAAATATTTATTTATAGTATCGCTCAATTACAACTATTAGTCAGTTTCGTTAAAAATCGGCATAAACAACCAAAGACAAGAGCATACAAAACCTGGCCACAAGTCACTATACAACTACCAATATATAATGAGGCTTACGTTGTTGAGCGACTTATCACTAATATTATAAAGTTAGATTACCCAAAACATTTGTTTGAAATACAAGTATTAGATGACTCTACAGATACTTCAGTTTATACGACAAGTAAACTTATTAATCAATATAAAACCCAAGGTTTTGATATTAAACACCACAAAAGAAAATCACGAACGGGATTCAAGGCAGGTGCTTTAAAAGAAGGTTTAGAAGTTGCAAAAGGCGAATTTATAGCTGTGTTTGATGCCGACTTTTTACCTCAAAAAGACTGGCTTAAAATAACATTACCTCATTTTTATCATGACCAAGTTGGTGTTGTGCAAACCCGTTGGGGACACCTCAACCGAAATACTAATTTACTCACTAAAATACAGGCTTTTGCTTTAGACTTTCATTTTACGATAGAACAAGTCGGAAGAAACCAAGCTAAACATTTTATCAACTTTAATGGCACTGCTGGCATTTGGCGGAAATCTTGTATTTATGATGCCGGGAATTGGCAAGGCGATACGCTAACTGAAGATTTAGATTTAAGTTATCGCGCTCAATTAAAAGACTGGAAGTTTGTTTATTTAAAAGATGTTGTTACACCAGCCGAACTTCCAGCTATTATGAGTGCTGCAAGATCTCAGCAATTTAGATGGAACAAAGGTGCAGCCGAAAACTTCAGCAAAAACTTTTTTAATGTTTTAAAAAGTTCAAACATTTCAATAGGTTCAAAATTTCATAGCTTTTATCATCTACTAAACAGCAGCTTATTTTTATTAATTTTATTAATCGCTGTTCTTAGTATTCCAATATTATATATCAAATCCTTATTCCCAGAACTCAAATTGGTTTTTTTCGCTTTAAGCGTGTTTGGTATTAGTAGCCTTTTCTTTTTAATTGCTTATTGGTATAGTTTTAAAGAGCTATATGGTAAAAGTTTTTACAGTTTTTTAAAATTTCTAGGGCTCTTTATTTTATTTTTTTCAGTGGCTATGGGTCTATCTTTACATAATAGTATTGCGGTATTAGAAGGACATTTCCAAAAGAAATCAGCTTTTATAAGAACACCTAAGTTTAATAATGTTCTACAAGGAAACGTTTACACTACACGAGAAATTAATTGGGTTAATTTTATTGAATTCTTACTTTTTTTATATTTTGGTTTTGGAATCTATAGTGCTTTTAAAGTTGAAGATTTTGGCTTAATCAGTTTTCATTTGATGTTATTTGTTGGCTTTGGATTTGTGTTTTACCAGTCTATCTTATCTAAAAATTAG
- a CDS encoding glycosyltransferase family 2 protein, whose amino-acid sequence MKKKSTRVIIPAFNEEASIGLVIDAIPSNITEIIVVSNRSTDQTEAVAKQHGATVLNEPRRGYGYACLKGLDYLERLDDSTNIVVFLDGDFSDFPEEMPQLLKPIETGDYDFVIGARASSLREKGSMTFPQIFGNWLSTSLMRLFYGAKYTDLGPFRAIKYEKLKALNMEDKTYGWTVEMQLKALKHHLKYTEVKVNYRNRIGDSKVSGTIKGAIFAGVKIIGWIFKYAIK is encoded by the coding sequence ATGAAAAAGAAATCTACACGAGTTATTATACCAGCATTTAATGAAGAAGCTTCTATTGGTTTAGTAATTGATGCTATACCAAGCAACATCACTGAAATTATTGTGGTAAGTAACCGGTCTACAGACCAAACCGAAGCTGTGGCAAAGCAACATGGCGCGACGGTACTAAACGAACCTAGACGTGGCTATGGTTACGCCTGTTTAAAAGGCTTAGACTATCTTGAACGATTAGATGACTCAACAAATATTGTTGTTTTTCTAGATGGTGACTTTAGTGATTTTCCAGAAGAAATGCCTCAACTTTTAAAACCAATAGAAACTGGCGACTACGATTTTGTAATTGGCGCTAGAGCTTCATCCTTACGTGAAAAAGGATCTATGACATTTCCACAAATATTTGGTAATTGGCTATCAACCAGCCTCATGCGTTTATTTTATGGCGCAAAGTATACAGATTTAGGACCATTTAGAGCCATTAAATATGAAAAACTCAAAGCTTTAAATATGGAAGACAAAACCTATGGCTGGACAGTTGAAATGCAATTAAAAGCTTTAAAGCACCACCTTAAATATACGGAAGTCAAAGTAAATTACCGTAATAGAATAGGCGATTCTAAAGTCTCAGGAACAATTAAAGGCGCTATATTTGCAGGCGTTAAAATAATTGGTTGGATTTTTAAATATGCTATTAAATAA
- a CDS encoding RNA polymerase sigma factor, translated as MQPDFLIERLQRKDEKAFAKLYDLYSENILGVIMTIVKDQSIAEEVMQDVFVKVWNKAQTYNKSKGRFFTWLLNIARNSAIDRVRSKAFKNTSKNQDIETFAFFLQDDTDLDKASESIGIKKFVNKLKPMCIKLIQLLYFQGFSQKETSETLDIPLGTVKSRNRACLNTLRTSLED; from the coding sequence ATGCAACCTGACTTCCTTATTGAACGATTGCAGCGTAAAGATGAAAAAGCCTTTGCAAAGCTTTATGACCTTTATTCTGAAAATATTTTAGGGGTAATTATGACCATAGTAAAAGACCAAAGTATAGCTGAAGAAGTAATGCAAGATGTATTTGTAAAAGTTTGGAATAAAGCTCAAACTTATAATAAGTCTAAAGGGCGTTTTTTTACTTGGCTACTCAATATTGCTCGAAATTCTGCGATTGATCGTGTAAGATCTAAAGCTTTTAAAAATACTTCGAAAAATCAAGATATTGAAACATTTGCCTTTTTCTTACAAGATGATACTGATCTAGATAAAGCTTCAGAAAGTATTGGAATTAAAAAGTTTGTGAATAAGTTAAAACCAATGTGTATAAAATTAATTCAATTACTATACTTTCAAGGGTTTTCTCAAAAAGAAACTTCAGAGACCTTAGATATTCCGTTAGGAACAGTCAAGTCTAGAAATAGAGCTTGCTTAAACACATTACGAACTTCATTAGAAGACTAA